One Aegilops tauschii subsp. strangulata cultivar AL8/78 chromosome 7, Aet v6.0, whole genome shotgun sequence genomic window carries:
- the LOC109742306 gene encoding 4-hydroxyphenylacetaldehyde oxime monooxygenase isoform X1 translates to MAASSPPNPSPWSMGPLPPLVLSLFLLPLLYLFFRSGSKGRSTQGARNAPGPPKQLPVLGNLLQLGGRPHRYFQSLTQKYGPVVQVQLGRVRMVVVASPKAAKEVLRTNDLHCCSRPNSPGARMLSYNFLDVAFGPYSDYWREMRKLLVLELLSMRRVQSFAYARAAEVDRLVSSLAGTPPGTPVDLSEKLYALSDGIIGTVAFGKMYGSESFERTSFQRMMDETLRVLGSFTFEDFFPSWALARLADALTGVASRRRRVFLKIDRFFDAVIDKHLEPERLAAGVQEDMVDALVKMWRDQDGPLALTRDNIKGILMDTFAGGIDTCAVTTIWIMAELMRNPRVLRKAQSEVRAAVRNKCRVDEEDAQGLKYLKMVVKENFRLHPPGTLLIPRETMQSCEIAGYSVPAGTRIHVNVWAMGRDPDIWDRPEEFFPERFEEAHVDFRGLHFELLPFGSGRRACPAIAMGVANVEVVLANLLYCFDWELPEGMKEDDIDMEETGQLVFRKKVALELVAVKR, encoded by the exons ATGGCTGCTTCTTCTCCTCCCAACCCATCACCATGGTCCATGGGGCCTCTTCCGCCGCTCGTATTATCACTCTTTCTCCTACCTCTCCTCTACTTGTTCTTCAGGAGCGGCAGTAAGGGAAGGTCGACACAGGGAGCAAGAAACGCACCCGGGCCCCCGAAACAGCTTCCCGTGCTCGGCAACCTCCTGCAGCTCGGCGGCCGGCCACACCGGTACTTCCAGTCGCTCACCCAGAAGTACGGGCCGGTGGTGCAGGTGCAGCTCGGCCGCGTGCGGATGGTCGTCGTCGCGTCGCCTAAGGCGGCCAAGGAGGTTCTCCGGACGAACGACCTGCACTGCTGCAGCCGGCCAAATTCACCAG GTGCAAGGATGCTGAGCTACAACTTCCTCGACGTGGCTTTCGGCCCCTACAGCGACTACTGGCGCGAGATGCGAAAGCTCCTCGTCCTGGAGCTGCTGAGCATGAGGCGCGTCCAGTCCTTCGCCTACGCCCGGGCCGCCGAGGTCGACCGCctcgtctcctccctcgccggcaCCCCTCCGGGCACCCCCGTCGACCTCAGCGAGAAGCTGTACGCGCTCTCGGACGGCATCATCGGCACGGTGGCCTTCGGGAAGATGTACGGGTCGGAGTCGTTCGAGAGGACCAGCTTCCAGCGGATGATGGACGAGACGCTGCGGGTGCTCGGCAGTTTCACGTTCGAGGACTTCTTCCCGTCGTGGGCGCTCGCACGGTTGGCGGACGCCCTGACCGGCGTGGCGTCGCGGCGGCGGAGGGTCTTCCTAAAGATCGACAGGTTCTTCGACGCGGTTATCGACAAGCACCTGGAGCCGGAGAGGCTGGCGGCCGGCGTGCAGGAGGACATGGTCGATGCGCTGGTGAAGATGTGGAGGGATCAAGATGGGCCTCTGGCGCTGACGCGTGATAACATCAAGGGAATCCTGATG GATACATTCGCCGGTGGAATCGACACTTGTGCTGTCACTACGATCTGGATCATGGCGGAGCTGATGAGGAACCCAAGGGTGCTGCGGAAGGCGCAGTCCGAGGTGCGCGCCGCGGTGCGGAACAAATGTAGAGTGGACGAAGAAGATGCCCAAGGCCTCAAGTACCTCAAGATGGTAGTGAAGGAGAACTTCAGGTTGCACCCACCGGGGACTCTGCTGATTCCAAGGGAAACCATGCAGAGCTGCGAGATCGCAGGCTACAGCGTGCCTGCGGGCACCAGGATACACGTGAACGTTTGGGCCATGGGGAGAGACCCGGACATATGGGACAGGCCGGAGGAGTTCTTCCCCGAGAGGTTTGAGGAGGCGCACGTTGATTTCAGGGGACTGCACTTCGAGCTCCTTCCGTTTGGGTCGGGGCGAAGGGCTTGCCCTGCCATCGCCATGGGCGTGGCCAATGTGGAGGTCGTGCTGGCCAATCTGTTGTACTGCTTCGACTGGGAGCTTCCCGAGGGGATGAAGGAGGACGACATCGATATGGAGGAAACAGGGCAGCTTGTTTTCCGCAAGAAGGTTGCCCTTGAGCTTGTCGCTGTTAAGCGGTAG
- the LOC109742306 gene encoding 4-hydroxyphenylacetaldehyde oxime monooxygenase isoform X2 — protein sequence MLSYNFLDVAFGPYSDYWREMRKLLVLELLSMRRVQSFAYARAAEVDRLVSSLAGTPPGTPVDLSEKLYALSDGIIGTVAFGKMYGSESFERTSFQRMMDETLRVLGSFTFEDFFPSWALARLADALTGVASRRRRVFLKIDRFFDAVIDKHLEPERLAAGVQEDMVDALVKMWRDQDGPLALTRDNIKGILMDTFAGGIDTCAVTTIWIMAELMRNPRVLRKAQSEVRAAVRNKCRVDEEDAQGLKYLKMVVKENFRLHPPGTLLIPRETMQSCEIAGYSVPAGTRIHVNVWAMGRDPDIWDRPEEFFPERFEEAHVDFRGLHFELLPFGSGRRACPAIAMGVANVEVVLANLLYCFDWELPEGMKEDDIDMEETGQLVFRKKVALELVAVKR from the exons ATGCTGAGCTACAACTTCCTCGACGTGGCTTTCGGCCCCTACAGCGACTACTGGCGCGAGATGCGAAAGCTCCTCGTCCTGGAGCTGCTGAGCATGAGGCGCGTCCAGTCCTTCGCCTACGCCCGGGCCGCCGAGGTCGACCGCctcgtctcctccctcgccggcaCCCCTCCGGGCACCCCCGTCGACCTCAGCGAGAAGCTGTACGCGCTCTCGGACGGCATCATCGGCACGGTGGCCTTCGGGAAGATGTACGGGTCGGAGTCGTTCGAGAGGACCAGCTTCCAGCGGATGATGGACGAGACGCTGCGGGTGCTCGGCAGTTTCACGTTCGAGGACTTCTTCCCGTCGTGGGCGCTCGCACGGTTGGCGGACGCCCTGACCGGCGTGGCGTCGCGGCGGCGGAGGGTCTTCCTAAAGATCGACAGGTTCTTCGACGCGGTTATCGACAAGCACCTGGAGCCGGAGAGGCTGGCGGCCGGCGTGCAGGAGGACATGGTCGATGCGCTGGTGAAGATGTGGAGGGATCAAGATGGGCCTCTGGCGCTGACGCGTGATAACATCAAGGGAATCCTGATG GATACATTCGCCGGTGGAATCGACACTTGTGCTGTCACTACGATCTGGATCATGGCGGAGCTGATGAGGAACCCAAGGGTGCTGCGGAAGGCGCAGTCCGAGGTGCGCGCCGCGGTGCGGAACAAATGTAGAGTGGACGAAGAAGATGCCCAAGGCCTCAAGTACCTCAAGATGGTAGTGAAGGAGAACTTCAGGTTGCACCCACCGGGGACTCTGCTGATTCCAAGGGAAACCATGCAGAGCTGCGAGATCGCAGGCTACAGCGTGCCTGCGGGCACCAGGATACACGTGAACGTTTGGGCCATGGGGAGAGACCCGGACATATGGGACAGGCCGGAGGAGTTCTTCCCCGAGAGGTTTGAGGAGGCGCACGTTGATTTCAGGGGACTGCACTTCGAGCTCCTTCCGTTTGGGTCGGGGCGAAGGGCTTGCCCTGCCATCGCCATGGGCGTGGCCAATGTGGAGGTCGTGCTGGCCAATCTGTTGTACTGCTTCGACTGGGAGCTTCCCGAGGGGATGAAGGAGGACGACATCGATATGGAGGAAACAGGGCAGCTTGTTTTCCGCAAGAAGGTTGCCCTTGAGCTTGTCGCTGTTAAGCGGTAG
- the LOC109742305 gene encoding MAPK kinase substrate protein At1g80180: protein MEGLQRSSSTFRRSGSSGLVWDERFLTEGAEAKAAGEGGTDEAQPEMRRSRSTGGVGMMLRRGGDDKKQQQQKKEQQGQKKKDEERDPQVFRTKEVAPDVDPPSPRVSGCILCAIFGGSGSGSGPAARRGRAKPKRRQRSAA, encoded by the coding sequence ATGGAAGGGTTGCAGAGATCGTCCTCCACTTTCAGAAGGTCCGGCTCGTCGGGCCTGGTGTGGGACGAGCGGTTCCTGACCGAGGGCGCCGAGGCGAAGGCCGCCGGCGAGGGCGGCACGGATGAAGCCCAGCCGGAGATGCGGCGCTCCCGGAGCACCGGCGGCGTCGGGATGATGCTGCGCCGTGGCGGCGACGacaagaagcagcagcagcagaaaaAGGAGCAGCAAGGCCAGAAGAAGAAGGACGAGGAGCGCGATCCCCAGGTGTTCCGGACCAAGGAGGTGGCCCCGGACGTGGACCCGCCGTCGCCGAGGGTGTCCGGCTGCATCCTCTGCGCCATCTTCgggggctccggctccggctctgGCCCGGCGGCGCGCCGAGGCCGCGCCAAGCCGAAGAGGAGGCAACGGTCGGCGGCGTAA